Sequence from the Nymphaea colorata isolate Beijing-Zhang1983 chromosome 9, ASM883128v2, whole genome shotgun sequence genome:
TTTAtgcaaacaataaaaaaaaaagtaaaaacataattAAAGCCAAATCTTAGCAGGATCAACACAATTAAGAGTTGATCAAGGGTTTAGTTGGTTTTGCTGAAATGGCTGGAGGCCACTTGACTCCAAACCCTGGAAGGCCCCCACGTTATCTGCAGGCCCACGACCTCTCTTCATTCATGTGGCCGTCGAAGGAGAGACCAATCTATTTTGGAAAATGCGTTACCAAAAatcatcttcttcccttctccATCCAAGTCATGTAACTCATCATCACCGGCAACTGGTGATAACGGCATCCCCACCGTTCGTCGCACGTTTGGTTGGGGGATCGACGTCAAACCAATGGTGCTGATCCAAGCAAACCATAGTAATACGTATTAcgtctttttgctttttccatttttcatcaaaattccAGATTTTCGCTGCATCACCGTCAGTCTGTTTCCTCTGCATGCTTGCTTGCTGCTATGAACTCTGCTGCCAGAAAGGGGAGCTCTCTCTCCTTGTCtcccctctctctatctctggcTCCCGCCATTTTTCAGAATTTCAAAACCTTGATCGTCTGAATGGAGTCACTCCCGAGAACATCCGGTGCTGATCGTTCCGATTATTGAGGGGTagtgtttttctcttttgccctTACTCCAGCCATCTCCCGGGAGGAATGGAGAAGCTTTCATGTACGGAGAACGTTAGGTTGGGGTACAACTCGAGGAGGTTCCTGGGGATGAGGAGCGCGAGCGAGCTCTCGTCGCCGATCATGCGGAGCCGGAACTTCGATCCTGGCGGGAAGCCTCGGCCGGATGCCGAATTCGACTTTGGCGACGTCTTCGGAGGCCCGCCGCGATTAGCTGCCGCCAAGGAGGTCCCCAGCCCGAAGCCGGTTGAGCATTACGGGAACCTGAGGGAGAAGCCAGTTTTCGGCGAAGAGAGTCCGAGACGGCGGGTTGACAAGGACTTTTTTGATGATATATACGGAGGTGAATGTCTTCCTGCTGCAAGAAAGCAGCCGGAGAAGAAGGTGGCTTTCTATTCGATGCCGGGGTCTCGGATACTCAGCCCTACTTGTGCGTCACCTCCCAAAACTGTGCCATTGAGTCCGGTGCCCTCCCTTCCTTCTAGGATGAGGTACCactgtcttcttttttcttaaaattctCTTTCCTAACGGGGTACTACGGGAAAGAAATGCGATGTCAACACTGCCGAGTTTAGTTTAAGCTTCTTTCCTACCGATCAATTTTGCAAGAACAGTATCGAGGTGGCCAACAAAGTCATGCTTAAGCTCCAGCCTTGTTTAACTTGTAATTGCATAATGACGCGTAGGCACCTACCTCCGTATCTGTACTGTTTTAGCAGACATGAGATCGAGCCAAGAAAGCTTGTTCATCAGACAACAGATCTTGTTTGGATCAAGCTAGATGATAAGCAGATAAAACCAACTAAGTCGAAATACAtgacattttctcttttgctaTGTGAACATTTTGACGTCAAAAAATCAGTATCTGAATACAGTTGATGCTTAATGCATTCACTCGATAGATGGTGTATCAGTGGAAGCCTATTAATTTATCATCACCAAGCGCCACTTTTAGTAGGCCGTAATTAACATTCTTGTGAGTACTGCGTAATGCATATGTCCATCCAGACTTCAGCTTGCTCAGGCTTTATTGAATTAAATCTTTAAACAGTCTGCAACATCGGTATCTTTATGACTGAAGTTTGCCTATTTCAGCTAGTTCGTTTATTTGCTAGTTGCTACGGTTAAATTAAACTGTTCTGGGTTCTGTTTTCAGCCAGTTTTCTGATCTAGGCAAGGAAGCAGACAATCGGACATCCATAACACCTACAAGTGGTAGCCCCAACACATACAAACTCTCCAGTGCAGAGGGAGTTCCACCTTCACCAATTCTTTCTGTCTCTAGCCCAAAACTGCAGCCTCATGGGCATGCTCATAGCACCAGATTTTCCGTGCATTCAGTTCAAGGGCAACAGAACCCCGTAAATGAAGTTAGGTCATCATACCAACGAAGTCGGTTATCCCATCAGTACTCTTTCATGGATAATGAGTCACCAAAGCTGACGGAATCATCTGGTAGAAGGTCAGAAGGTGATATTAGAGCTAATGTAATTCAAGCAGGTCATACATCAAAGAACCTGCAAAACAGTAACCAATTTCACTTCTCCATTCACAAGTGGGCAGGAAAAGGAGCTGCACTTTTTATGCCTCTGAAACGTTGGGATGGTTCTGGACAGCAGAATACAAGGGAATCAAAGACTAGGGAGCAAACAACAGCTTTCCAGGAAGTTAGTAGTCGTGATGTTGGGAAAGCATTTGTTGCTTCCACTTCTAATCATGGATGTTTTGAAGTAGATGTTACCCCTTCTCATGACTCAGatccaaacaaaaaagagtATCAACAACAGAAGGAGAAGAAACTTTCTGACAGTGACCGTTGCAATGCATTTGGACAGAATTTAACCAAAAGTGTTGAAAATATTGGTCCTCATCTGAAAGAAGCATCTGAATTTCAAGTGAAGAACATTCCAAGTTTGCTAAAAAATGATTCAGAAAAATCAGGTAATTGATATTATATTTACTGTAGCCCTCAAGCTAGAATAACATTCAGAAAACACCAATAAAATCTGGTTTACATTTCCTAAGTAATGGTCTGCAATTAAAATGATCTTACAGGAATGGAGAGGACGGTTGATCAGCAAGCAGGTACGGGGCAAAATGAGACTAAATCAAGAAACATCTGTGACAGCCAGAACATTAAACAAGCCGCAACAGGTTATGCGTATGAAGATGCAGAAGCAGCAAAATCAACAGTGGATACTGTAGAACCAAATCCTGAAAGCAGATTGCATGGAAATAGAGTGAAGAGCAAGGTTAAAGAATTTATCAAAATATTTAGTCAAGAGGCATCTCAGAAATCCATAACTAAAGCTGATAATAAGGCTGAAAAATCTGGCAGGAAAGGTAAACAACCCTCTAATGTAGAAGCAAAGCTAAATGCTTCTCCTTTAGATACTAAGCTGGAGAAGAATGTAAACAGTAGTGATGATGCAGCATCAAGTCGTACTCTAAAGGTATGTACTAAATAACATTTGTTTACTAAGCTCATCAAAACACCTCCTGGCTTGAGTTATAGTGTTATACTTTTCAAAAATCATGTCCAGAAAGAAAATAGGCTTTATTGTTATACTTAtttattgttgatgattttttttccctttgtttctttttttttccttttaccagATACATCATATTTTAGAACAAGAAGAGGACTTTGATCTGCAGTTCGACAAGCCTGACATTCATAGTTCGAGCTCAAAAAGATACGAGTTTACTGGTAGATATTTGTCTATTTAGTAACTAATAAAAAGGAATTTTCTCAAAGGAATCACTTCTAAATAGGACATGTTTTCAAAGTCTAGAAACTTTCCATATGTACTCTTTGCAGTTAGTTTCTATATCtttatcttgtttttattttttttagtgcaCCCATATCCAGTTAGTTGCTATATCTGTATCTTATTTTCTTAGT
This genomic interval carries:
- the LOC116260457 gene encoding J domain-containing protein required for chloroplast accumulation response 1-like, with translation MEKLSCTENVRLGYNSRRFLGMRSASELSSPIMRSRNFDPGGKPRPDAEFDFGDVFGGPPRLAAAKEVPSPKPVEHYGNLREKPVFGEESPRRRVDKDFFDDIYGGECLPAARKQPEKKVAFYSMPGSRILSPTCASPPKTVPLSPVPSLPSRMSQFSDLGKEADNRTSITPTSGSPNTYKLSSAEGVPPSPILSVSSPKLQPHGHAHSTRFSVHSVQGQQNPVNEVRSSYQRSRLSHQYSFMDNESPKLTESSGRRSEGDIRANVIQAGHTSKNLQNSNQFHFSIHKWAGKGAALFMPLKRWDGSGQQNTRESKTREQTTAFQEVSSRDVGKAFVASTSNHGCFEVDVTPSHDSDPNKKEYQQQKEKKLSDSDRCNAFGQNLTKSVENIGPHLKEASEFQVKNIPSLLKNDSEKSGMERTVDQQAGTGQNETKSRNICDSQNIKQAATGYAYEDAEAAKSTVDTVEPNPESRLHGNRVKSKVKEFIKIFSQEASQKSITKADNKAEKSGRKGKQPSNVEAKLNASPLDTKLEKNVNSSDDAASSRTLKIHHILEQEEDFDLQFDKPDIHSSSSKRYEFTAQETSKVAHDLKGRSPSDNLPGNCLVEPSSNDPKHEILTPQPQEELQNLDAKIRKWADGKEGNIRSLLSTLQYILWPGSGWKPVPLVDIIEGTAVKRTYQKALLCLHPDKLQQKDATVHQKYIAEKVFDIVQEAWTHFNDISSFSSS